CTTGTTGCAGAACAAATCGTATTAAACTTTAAAACATTATTCGATTTTTGTTCAATCATAGCCGTCAACTCAGTATATAAAGATGTTGAAATAGTCGTTTGTGCAACAATACACAAATTATCTAAAAAAGGAATCCTATGAACATCGTCTTCGTTTTTAACAATGTGGGCTGTATTGTCACACCAGCCATTGATTCCAATGACCTCAGGATGACTTGGATCCCCAATGATAACAATATGATATCCTTTTTTCTGATATTCTTCCACTATATTTTGGATCTTTCTCACGAAAGGACATGTAGCATCTACAAGATCAATCTTTTTTTCAGAAGCATCCTTGTACACGTCTTTAGGAACACCATGAGACCGAATGATCACTACGCCATCTTTCCCTGAATTTAAATCTGATACAACTTTAATTCCATTCTCTTCAAGGTGACTGATGACTTGCTGATTATGAATAAGAGGACCTAGGGTGTAAATATCTTTTGAATCTTTATATTCTAACTCCTTAAAAGCAGTATCGATTGCTTTTTCTACTCCAAAACAAAACCCAGAATGATCTGCTACGACTACCTTCATTACTATCCTCCTATAGGTTTATAATATGAAATTAAACATACAACTTTAATATGATTCTACATAATATGCTAAAATCCTTCTTCATTAATAAGTATTTCCATATTTTTTTCTAATATAGATCCATCCGTTTTATTTTAAAAAATAGCAAGGATTGTTATAATTTTTCTACGGATGTATTTTCTTCATGAATTAAATTTTTGATGTGATTCAACACATTTTGGCTTAGTAACTGATACTCTTCTGTAGAAACTTTTTGTCCATAATAACTAGAAAAATCAATTGGTTCGCCAATAATAACTTTTACTTTACTAAATATCTTATAGTTTGCTATGATAGCTACAGGAATAACCGGACTCTCAGATTTGATAGCGATCATCGCAAGACCTGCTTTCGCCTCCAGCATCTCTCCATTTTTACTTCTTGTACCCTCTGGAAATATTCCAAGTAATTCCCCAGATCTCAATATCTTTAAGGCGGATTTTATTGCACTTACATCGGCTCCACCTCTCTTCACAGGGAATACACCTAATTTATTTAAAGCGGAAGCAAAAATTTTGTTTGAGAAAAGCTCTTCCTTCGCCATATAGTTTATTTTTCTTCGCAAACATGTGCCAATAATCACAGGATCCATCAGGCTAAAGTGATTCGAACACACGATAGATTTTCCTTCTAAGGGAATGTTTTCTTTACCAGAAATCTCAATTCTATAGATTAAATGAAGTAAAAATTTAACCGTATTTCTTACCACTTTATAGAATAACATGGTTATACCCCCTTTAAAAGATTAATTATACGTTCTACAACATCCTCTATGGTTAAACCTGTTGTATCTATAATAATTGCATCTTGGGCTTTCACCAAGGGTGCAAATGCTCTCTGGCTATCGATATTATCTCTATTCATAATATCTTTTTCTAACTCATCAATATCTACTTCAATTCCTTTTTTCTTGAGCTCCAAATACCTTCTTAAAGCTCTCTCTTGTACAGAAGCTGTTAGGAAAATCTTTAAAGTCGCATTTGGCAGTACATGGGTACCAATATCTCTACCATCCATAATGACATCTTGGCCCAAAGCAATTTTTCTTTGTGCATCCACTAGAATTTCTCTTACTTCCTTAATCTTAGCCACATGTGAAACCTTTTTATTAATCTCAATACTCCGAATTTCTTCATTAATCATTTTGCCATCTAAGTAAATATTCTCTTGTAAAAATTGAATATTACTATTTTGGGCTAATTCAATAATTGTTTTTTCATTGGTAATATCGATGTTATTGGCTAAAACTTTATATGTAAGAGCCCTATACATTGCACCTGTGTCAATATATGTGATATTTAAACGCTCTGCTATTCTTTTGGCAATTGTACTTTTCCCAGCTCCTGCAGGGCCATCTATTGCAATTTGAACAAATTCCATATAATGCCTCCTTAGAATAAATGTAACCACCATATTGGTGGTTATTTAAAACAAAGATCAGGTCTCAGCTTTTCAGCTTCCTTTAAATATACGTGAGCCACATCTTTTTTTGCTTTATCGCTATATGCATATATTAGAACTCGAATACATTTTTCTAAACTATGGATGATATCTTTTTCTTCAAAATTTAAAATAGGGGTGTTCTTCCAATTCAGCTTTTCTCGAACAATAGCAGATGGGTACCGTTGATTGAGGTCCTTTGTCATTGTAAAAGTTATACTAATCACATCATCTTCCACGATAGAGTTTAATTCAATAATCTTTTTCATCATTTCATAAGAAGCAGCGTCTATTGCCACAGTACTGTTTTCATTTACTGTAATAGCGCCACGAATACCTATTATCCTCATTAGAATCCCTCTCTTTGATTTGCCTAAAGAGATTATACATCAATTTATATGATTCCTCAAGTACATCCATATTTTTACTACCATGTCAGTAAGAATCTATGCATTCATACCTGCAACGTAACCTGTAGAGAAAGCAATTTGTAGATTGTACCCTCCTGTAATAGCATCAACATCAATAATCTCCCCTGCAAAATAAAGACCTTTTATGACTTTCGATTCCATGGTCTTGCTATCTATTTCGTTGATCGGGATTCCTCCAGATGTAATTGTAGCTTCTTTGATCGATCTAAAGCTACTGACCGTCAGCTCCAATTCTTTAATTATATGAATCAGTTTATTTCGATCCTTTTTAGATAAATCACGCAATCTTAAATCTTCTTCTACTTCCAGTAAATTTAATAATTTACTGGATAAGTTCTTAGGCAAATAATTGCCCAAGATACTTCGGACCAATTTACTTCCATTCATCATGGATTCATTCTTAAAAATAAGCTCTAAATCTTCATATTGATAAGAAGGCAATAAATCTATCTTTATTATGCTACCGGAACTTTGAGCATATTTATTTAAATATGCACTGTGTTCTAACACAGCCGGTCCAGATATGCCATAATGTGTAAAAATGAGATCACCTTCTGTTTCTATCTTCTTTTTGTTACCCACTTTAGAAATGATGCGAACATCTTTTAGAGAGATTCCCATTAAATCGTCTATCCACTCTTCTTTAATAGCAATTGGCACTAAGCTCGGTTTTAAATCGACGATACGATGACCCAAAGTTTGTGCAAAGGTATAGCCGTCCCCTGTGCTTCCTAAGTGTGGATAAGACATACCACCTGTTGCAATAATTACACTGTCGCATTCCAATACCAGCCCGTCCCTAAGCTGAACACCGACAATCGTATTCTCAGATGTTAGAATATCCTTTACTTCATGTTGCGTTCGAACAACAGCGTTATATTGATTCAAGACCCTTAGAAATAGATCTATAATGTCCTGGGATCGATCACTTAGGGGGAAAACCTTTCCCTTTGATTCAATTTTTACCTTGCAGCCATTGCTTTCTACAAAGTGGATCAAGTCCATATTGCTGAAGGCATTAAAACTAGGATATAAGAACTTACCATTACATAAGGTCTTCTCTATCATCTCTGAAATGCTGCAAGCATTCGTTAAATTACACCGTCCTCCCCCAGTTATTCTTAATTTTTTACCTATTTGATCATTCTTTTCAATTACAATAACCTCTTTATTCTGCCTAGCAGCTGTAATTCCAGCCATAATTCCAGCTGGACCTGCTCCAATAACAATCACTTTTTTTCTCATAAAGTTCACCTTTCCATCATTATATCCATATGGCATATATCATTATACTTTACCAATACAGGTCCATAAGGTTTAAAGGTTACCAAATTGATCGCACAATTATCTTGTTGTAGATTATAATAATGATTCAAGTTCATGGAAAGAATGTGAAGCAAAAGCAGCTTAATGGTGGCACTATGACTTACTACCAATATGTTATCATCATTAGATTGAATGATAATATCATTTAAAAAGGCAACCATTCTTTCTTGTACGACGGATATCGTCTCACCATTTGGAATAACAGCCATATGAGGCTCCATTCTCCAAGTTTTGAATTCTTCCGGGTAGAATTTTTTTATTTCCTCATGGGTTAAACCTTCCCAATCTCCAAAATTCATTTCTACCAATCTGTCATCCAGTATACAATTAAGATTTTGATCCTTAGCAACCATTTGTGCCGTTGTGTAAGCTCTCTTTAATGGACTGGTATAAATTGAATCCAGTTTAATTTTTTGGAATTTCTTACGGAGACTTTCAGCTTGTCGAATCCCTAAGGCTGTCAGGTCAGAATCTTTTCCTCCCTGGGTCCTTTTTTCTAAGTTCCAAGAAGTTTGTCCATGTCGCACCAAATATACATTCTTTATTTGAATCAACTCCCAATTATTATCCTTAAAATATTTTCATCAACCCAAGTATTCTCAAAACCAACCCTTGAATATTCCACTACCATAAGAATATTATGTTAAAAATTAAAATAAAGCGGTCTCATGATCGCTTTATTTTAATTTCTATTAGTCCTCCATAGTTGTAGAGAAATCTTTATCAATTCTGGTCTTTTCTCTCATAGACATTGTACTTTTCCCAAATGTCTTCAAGTTTATTAAAGTACTCTGTAATTTTATCCTTTTCTCGCATTCCTACTGCAACAACTAAAGCGTTGATTAAACTTAATGGCGCTACTAAAGAGTCCACAAAGGAAGCCATATTACTCTTTGCTATCAGTGGATAGTCCGCCATACTTGCCAATGGCGATATCAAGCTATCTGTAAGTGCCACTACAGTAGCACCTTGTTCTTTGGCGTAGTTTAGAGCATCCAAGGTTTGTACAGAATACCTTGGAAATCCAATTCCTATAACTAAATCTTTATCTGATATTCTAAGCATCTGTTCGAACATATTGCTAATACCACGATTCACTATTTTAACATTATCTAGAACTAAGTTTAAATAAAATCCTAAGTAGTCGGCTAATGCAGTGGAGCTTCTTAATGCGACAATGTAAATCGTCTCAGAATGGCATACCTTATCCACTACCTGTTGGAATACATCGTAATCTATTTTTTCTAAGGTATTTCTAATATTATCGATATCTGCCTTTAGTACTTTTTTTAGTATGGCGCCTTCGTCAGAATATTCGCTTGCCATCTCAACACGCTGAACAGTAGTAAGCTTCGTCTTAATGATCTCTTCTAAACCCTTTTGAAGCTGAGGATACCCTTCAAAGTTCAGTGCATTTGCAAATCGAACAACCGTAGATTCACTAACCCCTACCTTATTGGCAAGTTTAGAGGCTGTCATAAAAGCTGCCTTGTCATAATTATCA
Above is a genomic segment from Alkaliphilus oremlandii OhILAs containing:
- a CDS encoding 4-hydroxy-3-methylbut-2-enyl diphosphate reductase; translated protein: MKVVVADHSGFCFGVEKAIDTAFKELEYKDSKDIYTLGPLIHNQQVISHLEENGIKVVSDLNSGKDGVVIIRSHGVPKDVYKDASEKKIDLVDATCPFVRKIQNIVEEYQKKGYHIVIIGDPSHPEVIGINGWCDNTAHIVKNEDDVHRIPFLDNLCIVAQTTISTSLYTELTAMIEQKSNNVLKFNTICSATRDRQNSARNLAKEVDVMIIVGGYHSSNTQKLVEICKQEKPDTTFHIETAGEIPMNILKNYESVGVTAGASTPKWIIDEVIDRINNL
- a CDS encoding histidine phosphatase family protein, with amino-acid sequence MRHGQTSWNLEKRTQGGKDSDLTALGIRQAESLRKKFQKIKLDSIYTSPLKRAYTTAQMVAKDQNLNCILDDRLVEMNFGDWEGLTHEEIKKFYPEEFKTWRMEPHMAVIPNGETISVVQERMVAFLNDIIIQSNDDNILVVSHSATIKLLLLHILSMNLNHYYNLQQDNCAINLVTFKPYGPVLVKYNDICHMDIMMER
- a CDS encoding BaiN/RdsA family NAD(P)/FAD-dependent oxidoreductase, with the translated sequence MRKKVIVIGAGPAGIMAGITAARQNKEVIVIEKNDQIGKKLRITGGGRCNLTNACSISEMIEKTLCNGKFLYPSFNAFSNMDLIHFVESNGCKVKIESKGKVFPLSDRSQDIIDLFLRVLNQYNAVVRTQHEVKDILTSENTIVGVQLRDGLVLECDSVIIATGGMSYPHLGSTGDGYTFAQTLGHRIVDLKPSLVPIAIKEEWIDDLMGISLKDVRIISKVGNKKKIETEGDLIFTHYGISGPAVLEHSAYLNKYAQSSGSIIKIDLLPSYQYEDLELIFKNESMMNGSKLVRSILGNYLPKNLSSKLLNLLEVEEDLRLRDLSKKDRNKLIHIIKELELTVSSFRSIKEATITSGGIPINEIDSKTMESKVIKGLYFAGEIIDVDAITGGYNLQIAFSTGYVAGMNA
- a CDS encoding lysophospholipid acyltransferase family protein, translating into MLFYKVVRNTVKFLLHLIYRIEISGKENIPLEGKSIVCSNHFSLMDPVIIGTCLRRKINYMAKEELFSNKIFASALNKLGVFPVKRGGADVSAIKSALKILRSGELLGIFPEGTRSKNGEMLEAKAGLAMIAIKSESPVIPVAIIANYKIFSKVKVIIGEPIDFSSYYGQKVSTEEYQLLSQNVLNHIKNLIHEENTSVEKL
- the cmk gene encoding (d)CMP kinase, with the translated sequence MEFVQIAIDGPAGAGKSTIAKRIAERLNITYIDTGAMYRALTYKVLANNIDITNEKTIIELAQNSNIQFLQENIYLDGKMINEEIRSIEINKKVSHVAKIKEVREILVDAQRKIALGQDVIMDGRDIGTHVLPNATLKIFLTASVQERALRRYLELKKKGIEVDIDELEKDIMNRDNIDSQRAFAPLVKAQDAIIIDTTGLTIEDVVERIINLLKGV
- the aroH gene encoding chorismate mutase, whose amino-acid sequence is MRIIGIRGAITVNENSTVAIDAASYEMMKKIIELNSIVEDDVISITFTMTKDLNQRYPSAIVREKLNWKNTPILNFEEKDIIHSLEKCIRVLIYAYSDKAKKDVAHVYLKEAEKLRPDLCFK
- a CDS encoding MurR/RpiR family transcriptional regulator, which codes for MVDENKKDLISQIQKEFPKLSKGQKLIAQYIIDNYDKAAFMTASKLANKVGVSESTVVRFANALNFEGYPQLQKGLEEIIKTKLTTVQRVEMASEYSDEGAILKKVLKADIDNIRNTLEKIDYDVFQQVVDKVCHSETIYIVALRSSTALADYLGFYLNLVLDNVKIVNRGISNMFEQMLRISDKDLVIGIGFPRYSVQTLDALNYAKEQGATVVALTDSLISPLASMADYPLIAKSNMASFVDSLVAPLSLINALVVAVGMREKDKITEYFNKLEDIWEKYNVYERKDQN